The proteins below are encoded in one region of Syntrophotalea carbinolica DSM 2380:
- a CDS encoding hybrid sensor histidine kinase/response regulator yields the protein MSSRILVVDDEAIILQLATMVLTSRGFEVLTAHSGQECLEIVEQESPDLVLLDYMMPVMDGMTTLRHLRQAHPDTYVIMLTGKGSEQIAVDVMKAGAADYILKPFKNQDLVERIENVLRIRRIEIHNRELREERERLLSQIEGWNLELERRVAEKTRELELAHNEILQAEKLAALGHVSAGMAHEIRNPLNAIGLFAQILKPVLAHDAEKAGYIDKLLHEVDRIDGILSKLLDASKGPQVTLEPVCLVETIDRILETFSAQLNASGVSVDKHYEQVPPPMMADKGEVEQIFTNLFANSLYEMQHGGALKVGVRYDGYNVTIEVSDTGGGIPRENLSKIFDPFFTTKTKGTGFGLSVVLRIVKSYKGHINVRSTEGEGTIFNLEFPLALETT from the coding sequence ATGTCCAGCCGGATTCTAGTGGTGGATGACGAGGCGATTATTCTGCAATTGGCCACCATGGTATTGACCAGCAGAGGTTTCGAGGTGCTTACCGCTCACAGTGGGCAGGAATGTCTTGAAATCGTCGAACAGGAATCGCCGGATCTGGTGTTGCTGGATTACATGATGCCTGTCATGGACGGAATGACGACACTGCGTCATCTGCGTCAGGCTCACCCCGACACCTATGTCATCATGTTAACCGGTAAAGGCAGTGAACAGATTGCCGTTGATGTGATGAAGGCCGGTGCCGCCGACTATATTCTCAAGCCTTTTAAAAATCAGGATTTGGTGGAACGCATTGAGAATGTGTTACGCATTCGGCGTATCGAGATTCACAACCGGGAATTGCGGGAGGAACGCGAGCGCCTTTTAAGCCAGATCGAAGGCTGGAACCTTGAACTGGAAAGGCGCGTGGCGGAAAAAACCCGTGAACTGGAACTGGCCCATAATGAAATTCTGCAAGCCGAAAAACTTGCCGCACTGGGACATGTTTCCGCCGGGATGGCCCACGAAATTCGCAATCCCCTCAACGCCATCGGCCTGTTTGCCCAGATTCTTAAACCGGTGCTGGCTCACGATGCCGAAAAAGCCGGGTATATCGATAAATTGCTGCATGAAGTCGATCGTATCGATGGGATCCTGTCCAAGCTTCTGGACGCCAGCAAAGGGCCTCAAGTAACCCTGGAGCCGGTTTGCCTGGTCGAAACCATAGATCGTATCCTCGAGACCTTCAGTGCGCAGCTCAATGCCAGTGGTGTGAGTGTCGACAAGCATTATGAACAGGTGCCGCCACCGATGATGGCGGACAAGGGGGAAGTTGAACAGATCTTCACCAACCTTTTCGCCAACTCCCTGTATGAGATGCAGCACGGGGGGGCGCTGAAGGTCGGGGTTCGGTACGACGGCTATAATGTGACCATCGAGGTTTCCGATACCGGCGGAGGCATTCCCAGGGAAAATCTGAGCAAGATATTCGACCCGTTTTTTACCACCAAGACCAAAGGTACCGGTTTCGGATTGTCCGTGGTACTGCGCATTGTCAAAAGTTACAAAGGCCACATCAACGTACGTAGCACGGAAGGGGAGGGCACCATATTCAATCTGGAATTTCCCCTTGCTTTGGAAACAACCTGA
- a CDS encoding universal stress protein: MKDFKTVLFATDFSENSEYAFEYALAMARKYESLLVIVHVINEPVDLRGFYVPHISFESLEEEIEEGARKMMEKFCRMHIADYENYQTFIVPGIPYDEIIKKAMELPADLIIMGTQGRSGLDHVLFGSTAEKVVRKSPVPVMTVRVPA; the protein is encoded by the coding sequence ATGAAAGATTTCAAGACGGTATTGTTTGCAACTGATTTTTCGGAAAATTCCGAGTATGCGTTCGAATATGCGCTGGCGATGGCCCGCAAATATGAATCCCTGCTGGTTATAGTCCATGTCATTAACGAACCGGTCGACTTGCGTGGATTTTACGTGCCGCATATTTCTTTCGAATCCCTGGAAGAGGAAATAGAAGAAGGTGCTCGCAAGATGATGGAAAAGTTTTGCCGTATGCACATCGCCGATTATGAAAACTACCAGACCTTTATTGTCCCTGGCATCCCTTACGATGAGATTATCAAAAAAGCCATGGAGCTACCCGCCGATCTCATCATTATGGGGACTCAGGGCCGTTCCGGTCTGGATCATGTCTTGTTCGGAAGTACCGCCGAGAAGGTGGTGCGCAAATCCCCGGTACCGGTTATGACCGTGCGTGTTCCAGCCTGA
- a CDS encoding response regulator, with protein sequence MQNREKILVVDDEENARIALRAILQNEGYQVDSVANGFEALEFLRMHKVNVVISDLKMPEMNGLSFLRELNRRYPSTRVIMVTAYGGVESYLEAIQLGAFEYIHKPVKVDELKFIMHKMLTEERPVNAN encoded by the coding sequence GTGCAGAATCGGGAAAAGATTCTGGTAGTGGACGATGAAGAAAATGCCCGCATTGCTCTTCGGGCTATTCTGCAGAATGAAGGCTATCAGGTAGATAGTGTGGCTAACGGCTTCGAGGCTCTCGAGTTTTTGCGCATGCATAAGGTCAATGTCGTGATCAGCGATCTTAAGATGCCGGAGATGAACGGGCTTTCCTTTCTTCGCGAACTTAATCGACGTTATCCCAGTACCAGGGTGATCATGGTAACCGCTTATGGCGGGGTCGAATCGTATCTTGAAGCAATCCAGCTGGGTGCTTTTGAATACATCCATAAGCCTGTAAAGGTGGATGAACTCAAATTTATCATGCATAAGATGCTGACCGAGGAGCGGCCAGTCAACGCTAACTGA
- a CDS encoding purine-nucleoside phosphorylase codes for MGSVLTEENLGPIVEEVHARCGMAPFDLALILGSGLGQVADAVEDVKVWEYRDFSCFPAVAVAGHAGRLLAGTLHGRRVLIFQGRFHLYQGLTAWQTAVPVRLAHALGCRRLLLTNAVGGIHPDLDAGCFMFVADHINVLGDNPLRGMCGDTFVDLSRLYRTDLFKSLRTEALSHNIHVQQGVLAAVPGPSYETPAEVRALRQMGADAVSMSLIPEAIMAGALGLEVVGLSSVTNRAAGLGTKRLCHDEVLASGSNTAKNLSVLVASLCLGWF; via the coding sequence ATGGGAAGCGTTTTGACCGAAGAAAATCTGGGCCCCATCGTGGAAGAGGTGCATGCCCGATGCGGGATGGCCCCTTTCGATCTGGCTTTGATCCTCGGATCGGGCCTGGGGCAGGTCGCTGACGCAGTGGAGGATGTAAAAGTCTGGGAGTACAGGGATTTTTCCTGCTTTCCGGCCGTTGCCGTGGCCGGACACGCCGGCCGGTTGCTGGCCGGCACTCTGCATGGCCGCCGGGTACTGATCTTTCAGGGACGCTTTCATCTGTATCAGGGATTGACCGCCTGGCAGACGGCCGTGCCCGTGCGACTGGCGCATGCTCTGGGTTGTCGGCGGTTGTTGCTGACCAACGCCGTTGGCGGTATTCACCCCGACTTGGATGCCGGATGTTTCATGTTCGTCGCCGATCATATTAATGTGCTGGGCGACAATCCTTTACGCGGGATGTGCGGCGATACTTTCGTCGATTTATCCAGGCTTTATCGTACGGATCTTTTCAAGTCTCTGCGTACCGAAGCGCTGTCCCATAATATCCATGTGCAACAGGGGGTTTTGGCAGCGGTACCGGGACCCTCCTACGAAACTCCGGCGGAAGTGCGTGCTCTCAGGCAGATGGGTGCCGATGCCGTTTCCATGTCATTGATTCCTGAAGCCATTATGGCCGGGGCCCTTGGCCTTGAGGTTGTCGGACTCAGCTCTGTCACCAATCGTGCCGCCGGCCTTGGCACAAAGCGTCTTTGTCATGACGAGGTACTCGCCTCCGGCAGCAATACTGCAAAAAACCTTTCCGTGTTGGTCGCTTCCCTTTGCCTGGGCTGGTTTTAA
- a CDS encoding helix-turn-helix domain-containing protein, whose translation MHDTSTEDSPAEVPVASLGKQLQERREAMGLSLQAVAERTRIRSAYLRSFEDDDYEALPAAAYAVGFLRQYATLLGLDAEQALKEFRGAAQSVAQPLSQLPTPENSGTELEPAGKKRPGFPIWLLIALGAILVAGWLFYVENRETWIPVSKESATPALPASEPAAGISASQSSMKSDAAPEPQSSPPSASEASAPVQDADVPVETSEASEDALIFPLPAGGAVFRIASKGSGWVEIEADRRPLQNYDMQPGTRVEWTVHDFAEIRVSIPGGVQAWLDGREVSLPDTCVVILRQPPATVASTAMSAHRAGEH comes from the coding sequence ATGCATGACACATCAACAGAGGACAGTCCCGCCGAAGTGCCGGTTGCCAGCCTGGGAAAGCAACTGCAAGAGCGACGTGAGGCCATGGGGTTGAGTCTGCAGGCTGTGGCAGAACGTACCCGCATCCGTTCGGCTTATCTGCGGTCATTCGAGGACGATGATTACGAGGCGTTGCCCGCAGCCGCCTATGCCGTTGGTTTTTTGCGTCAATATGCAACATTGCTGGGGCTCGATGCCGAGCAGGCGCTGAAGGAGTTTCGCGGTGCCGCGCAGTCTGTCGCCCAGCCCCTGTCGCAGCTTCCTACCCCTGAAAACTCCGGCACCGAGCTGGAGCCGGCCGGGAAGAAGCGCCCGGGATTCCCGATTTGGCTGTTGATTGCCCTGGGTGCCATTTTGGTTGCCGGCTGGCTGTTTTACGTGGAAAACCGCGAAACGTGGATTCCTGTATCCAAAGAATCCGCAACGCCAGCCTTGCCCGCCAGTGAACCAGCGGCGGGGATTTCTGCCTCGCAATCTTCGATGAAATCCGATGCGGCACCTGAGCCGCAGAGTTCGCCACCCTCCGCATCTGAAGCTTCCGCCCCGGTGCAGGATGCAGATGTCCCCGTCGAAACCAGCGAAGCGTCCGAAGATGCGCTGATTTTCCCTCTGCCCGCAGGCGGGGCGGTGTTTCGCATCGCCTCCAAAGGAAGCGGCTGGGTGGAAATAGAGGCTGATCGGCGGCCTCTGCAGAACTACGATATGCAACCAGGCACGCGCGTCGAATGGACCGTCCATGATTTTGCGGAAATCCGGGTCAGTATTCCCGGCGGCGTGCAGGCATGGCTGGACGGTCGTGAAGTGAGTTTGCCCGATACCTGCGTGGTGATCCTCCGACAGCCCCCGGCAACGGTGGCGTCGACGGCCATGTCCGCACATCGCGCCGGGGAACATTGA
- a CDS encoding tetratricopeptide repeat protein yields the protein MVQKMACAGWCLMALALVVSGCTPSSGSRTKATQNAKVQYTLGVAELKNNNPTMALAKFLEAEKFDKNDSDIQEGLAQAYQRKGAFAEAEKHYLRAIELRPDEPRYFNNLGALYLDMQRPDDALLHLNKAATNLLFPQPEIPLTGIGMAYFMKQEHQQSIASYREALSKNPRYIEAYLRLGEVLTTLGQVDRGLIEYKKALLLAPEYGRLHFYMGMAYMKNGQMDPARQAFLKVRELIPESEMGIRAGDYLDMLQ from the coding sequence ATGGTTCAAAAGATGGCGTGTGCAGGGTGGTGCTTGATGGCGCTGGCGCTGGTTGTGTCCGGGTGTACGCCTTCCAGCGGATCCCGTACGAAGGCGACGCAAAACGCCAAGGTACAATACACCCTTGGTGTGGCCGAACTCAAAAACAATAACCCGACCATGGCGCTGGCCAAATTTCTTGAAGCGGAAAAGTTCGATAAGAACGATTCCGACATCCAGGAAGGTCTGGCCCAGGCGTATCAGCGCAAGGGGGCTTTTGCGGAAGCGGAAAAGCATTATTTACGGGCCATTGAACTACGTCCGGATGAACCGCGGTATTTCAATAATCTCGGAGCGCTCTACCTGGATATGCAACGGCCCGATGATGCCCTGCTTCACCTGAATAAGGCTGCCACCAATCTGCTGTTCCCTCAACCCGAAATTCCCCTGACCGGTATCGGAATGGCGTATTTTATGAAGCAGGAACATCAACAGTCCATAGCCTCCTATCGGGAAGCCTTGAGTAAAAATCCGAGGTATATCGAAGCGTATCTTCGCCTCGGAGAAGTTTTGACCACTCTTGGCCAGGTCGATCGCGGGTTGATTGAATATAAGAAAGCTCTGCTGTTGGCTCCAGAATATGGGCGTCTGCATTTTTATATGGGGATGGCTTATATGAAAAATGGCCAGATGGATCCGGCTCGCCAGGCTTTTCTTAAAGTCCGGGAGTTGATACCTGAATCGGAGATGGGCATCAGGGCCGGCGATTATCTTGACATGTTACAGTGA
- the mtnP gene encoding S-methyl-5'-thioadenosine phosphorylase, with product MKQPIVGVIGGSGLYDMEGLTDVCEVSLDTPFGAPSDVFVTGVLDGVKMVFLPRHGRGHRLLPSEVPYRANIHGMKQLGVDRIISVSAVGSMREQIVPGHIVIPDQFFDRTQGKRNGSFFGDGIVGHVQFADPVCPDLSRLLAASARAVGATVHEGGTYLCIEGPNFSTRAESKIYRSWGVDIIGMTNIPEARLAREAEICYGTVALATDYDCWHEGHDDVSVDAVIAIIQKNVATARRIIREAVGSLVSRPGCSCGEALRYAIMTAPDAIAADTREKLDLLIGKYL from the coding sequence ATGAAACAGCCGATCGTAGGGGTTATTGGTGGCAGCGGTCTGTACGATATGGAAGGATTGACGGATGTTTGCGAGGTAAGTCTCGATACGCCCTTTGGCGCTCCGTCCGATGTCTTTGTGACCGGCGTGCTCGACGGTGTCAAGATGGTTTTCCTGCCCAGGCACGGACGAGGCCATCGACTGCTGCCTTCGGAAGTACCCTACCGGGCCAATATCCACGGCATGAAGCAGCTGGGCGTGGACAGGATCATCTCTGTTTCGGCGGTCGGCAGTATGCGCGAACAGATCGTTCCCGGGCATATCGTCATCCCCGATCAATTCTTCGATCGCACTCAGGGCAAGCGCAACGGGTCATTTTTTGGTGACGGCATTGTCGGGCATGTGCAGTTTGCCGATCCTGTATGTCCGGATCTTTCCCGGCTACTGGCAGCTTCAGCACGCGCGGTTGGTGCCACTGTTCACGAAGGCGGAACCTACCTGTGTATCGAAGGCCCCAATTTCTCCACCCGTGCTGAATCGAAAATCTATCGCAGTTGGGGGGTCGATATCATCGGCATGACCAACATCCCCGAGGCGCGGCTGGCCCGTGAGGCCGAAATCTGTTATGGCACAGTGGCTCTAGCCACGGATTACGATTGCTGGCATGAGGGGCATGACGATGTGTCCGTCGATGCCGTGATAGCCATCATTCAAAAAAATGTGGCCACGGCGCGGCGGATTATTCGGGAAGCGGTCGGCAGCCTGGTTTCCCGTCCCGGTTGTTCCTGCGGTGAAGCTTTGCGGTATGCCATCATGACCGCGCCGGACGCGATCGCTGCCGATACCCGCGAAAAGTTGGATTTACTTATCGGTAAATATCTTTGA
- the rlmN gene encoding 23S rRNA (adenine(2503)-C(2))-methyltransferase RlmN, protein MDQDTRIDLKNFTLEELTEFLAGMGKERFRAGQVMRWMYHRLVDDFDAMSDLSKVLRAELHQRARISRLTPEATEDSRDGTRKYLFRLEDGETIESVRIPMDDNRATLCISTQVGCAMGCVFCHTGSFGLVRNLTPGEIVNQVCAALADGPVNNIVLMGMGEPLHNLDNVVKALQILYMPQGLDYSPRKVTLSTAGLVPQMQELGKRVRVNLAVSLNATTDEVRNRLMPVNQRYPLQQLMAACRQYPLHAKKRITFEYILIRDVNDSDQDARRLVKLLHGIKAKVNIIPFNEHSASEFRAPTEERISRFQGYLLDHGMVAIRRASKGQDISAACGQLKGKLTVSPPAQESERNSARPDRSQGKGKHL, encoded by the coding sequence ATGGATCAAGACACACGAATCGACCTGAAAAATTTTACGCTGGAAGAATTAACGGAATTTCTGGCCGGCATGGGCAAAGAGCGTTTTCGTGCCGGCCAGGTTATGCGCTGGATGTACCATCGCCTGGTCGACGATTTCGACGCCATGAGCGATTTGTCCAAAGTCCTGCGGGCCGAATTGCATCAACGCGCGCGCATCTCCCGTCTGACTCCGGAAGCGACGGAAGATAGTCGCGACGGTACCCGCAAGTATCTGTTCCGCCTTGAAGACGGCGAAACCATCGAATCCGTTCGAATTCCCATGGACGATAATCGGGCCACCCTGTGCATCTCCACCCAGGTCGGCTGTGCCATGGGCTGCGTTTTTTGCCATACCGGAAGTTTCGGACTGGTGCGTAATCTTACCCCTGGGGAGATCGTCAATCAGGTTTGTGCCGCCCTGGCGGACGGTCCGGTGAACAATATCGTGCTTATGGGGATGGGGGAGCCGCTGCATAATCTTGACAATGTGGTCAAGGCCTTGCAGATTCTTTATATGCCGCAGGGGCTCGATTACAGTCCCCGCAAGGTTACCCTTTCGACGGCCGGCCTGGTGCCGCAGATGCAGGAGCTGGGAAAACGGGTGCGCGTCAACCTGGCGGTGTCGCTCAATGCCACCACCGACGAGGTCCGCAACCGGCTCATGCCCGTCAATCAACGCTATCCCCTGCAACAGCTTATGGCTGCCTGTCGGCAGTATCCTCTGCATGCCAAAAAGCGTATTACCTTTGAATACATTCTGATCCGGGATGTCAACGACTCCGACCAGGACGCGCGCCGGTTGGTGAAACTGCTGCACGGGATCAAAGCCAAAGTCAATATCATCCCATTTAATGAACATAGTGCCTCAGAGTTCAGGGCGCCAACGGAGGAACGCATCTCCAGGTTTCAGGGCTATCTGCTCGATCATGGCATGGTTGCCATCCGTCGGGCCAGCAAAGGCCAGGATATCTCCGCCGCGTGCGGTCAGCTTAAGGGAAAATTGACCGTATCACCGCCAGCGCAGGAGTCCGAAAGAAACTCTGCCCGTCCTGATCGCTCTCAGGGGAAAGGTAAGCATTTATGA
- the ndk gene encoding nucleoside-diphosphate kinase produces MERTLAIIKPDAFAAGHAGGILARIYEEGFRVIGMKKLALSEKQAAGFYYVHEGKPFFDDLKGFMSSGPCVVMVLEADGAIRKWRDLMGATNPADAAAGTLRKEFGTSLGRNAVHGSDAPETAAFEVGYFFAGLDLL; encoded by the coding sequence ATGGAGAGAACCCTGGCAATTATCAAACCCGATGCGTTCGCCGCCGGTCATGCCGGAGGTATTCTGGCACGTATTTACGAAGAAGGTTTTCGTGTGATCGGTATGAAAAAGCTGGCCCTGAGCGAAAAGCAGGCCGCCGGCTTCTATTACGTGCATGAGGGGAAGCCTTTTTTTGATGATCTCAAAGGATTCATGAGCAGCGGTCCCTGTGTTGTCATGGTGCTGGAGGCCGATGGAGCCATCCGCAAATGGCGAGATCTTATGGGGGCGACCAATCCTGCCGATGCTGCGGCCGGTACGCTGCGCAAGGAATTCGGAACCTCTCTCGGCCGCAATGCGGTGCACGGATCCGATGCTCCGGAGACTGCAGCGTTCGAGGTGGGGTATTTCTTCGCGGGACTGGATTTGCTCTGA
- the hisI gene encoding phosphoribosyl-AMP cyclohydrolase, with amino-acid sequence MIQIDFEKMGGLVPAIIQDYQTNEVLMVAFIDEKALKLTLETGKTWLFSRSRNKHWMKGEQSGNTQEVQEVYTDCDADALVIKVKQNGGAACHTGNRSCFYVRWEDGAWVEHSEPLFDPDEVYKK; translated from the coding sequence ATGATACAAATCGATTTTGAAAAAATGGGCGGTCTGGTGCCGGCCATTATACAGGATTATCAAACCAACGAAGTGCTGATGGTGGCATTTATCGACGAAAAAGCCCTGAAGCTGACTCTGGAGACGGGGAAAACCTGGCTTTTCAGTCGCAGCCGTAATAAACATTGGATGAAGGGTGAACAATCCGGTAATACTCAGGAAGTACAGGAAGTGTATACCGATTGCGATGCCGATGCCCTGGTCATCAAAGTCAAACAGAATGGTGGGGCTGCCTGCCATACGGGTAATCGCAGCTGTTTTTACGTGCGTTGGGAAGATGGCGCCTGGGTGGAGCACTCCGAACCTTTATTCGATCCGGATGAAGTCTATAAAAAATAA
- a CDS encoding PAS domain S-box protein — protein sequence MSQTCCEDGFPLMDDGCAIVPPDLTLKKYQALAEAFGGVVYELNHPGGRLDWSDQCWRMFGITREEMGSDIQSWLVHIHPEDRTHAFKEMHRTLRSGQPTQLEYRVQHRDGHYVWVQDYSYVCCRGANDVCHIVGYLQNISDTKKHLNDLDLARRAIDSSINAIAFTDLEGCLSYVNRSFVRMMGIDKPETAIGRQVGTLWKNPKKARVVLRNLQKFGEWSGEVAALRPDGLLAYFEVSAHVVEDSGGHPHCYMASFVDVTEQKKAEQEVQESEEKYRLLFSSCSDAIVIFDAGSLRIVDVNGAALDLYGYTRDEFLALDVLDLSEEPEQSRLRMQQIISGTLRHFPLVSHRRKDGTRVDVEVSVGSFSWQKRQVFAGFFRDVSERQRIEELKDDMLSSVSHEMRTPLTAIMGFTDYLLKSNDRPERQKDYLSIIQQQSERLKELVENHLNLQRLRAGHGVGAIHPVEVLPLLHGVSNMFSSARGRDRIRIQCPEDLPPVRGDENQLYRALYNLLSNAIKYSSEDQEILLGARRADDAAVLFVKDQGVGIPNEHQATIFDRFFRVPAGDHGMRGSGLGLSLVQEIIKAHNGRIWLDSVPGQGSCFYLKLPLFG from the coding sequence GTGAGTCAGACATGCTGTGAAGACGGATTTCCTTTGATGGATGATGGGTGTGCCATTGTTCCTCCGGATCTCACATTGAAAAAATATCAGGCTCTTGCCGAGGCGTTCGGCGGGGTCGTCTACGAATTGAATCATCCCGGGGGACGACTTGACTGGTCTGATCAGTGCTGGAGAATGTTCGGCATTACCAGGGAGGAGATGGGCAGCGATATCCAAAGTTGGCTTGTGCATATTCATCCGGAGGACCGTACCCATGCTTTCAAGGAAATGCATCGGACGCTGCGTTCCGGGCAACCAACGCAGCTCGAATACCGTGTGCAGCATCGCGACGGCCATTATGTGTGGGTGCAGGACTACAGTTATGTCTGTTGCCGCGGGGCAAACGATGTCTGTCATATCGTCGGATATCTGCAGAATATATCCGATACCAAAAAACATCTGAACGACCTTGACCTGGCGCGCAGGGCCATCGATTCATCAATAAACGCGATCGCTTTTACCGATCTCGAGGGGTGTTTGTCGTATGTCAACCGGTCGTTTGTCAGGATGATGGGCATTGACAAACCGGAAACGGCTATCGGGCGGCAGGTCGGCACCCTGTGGAAAAACCCCAAAAAGGCCCGAGTGGTTTTACGCAATTTGCAGAAATTCGGCGAATGGAGCGGAGAGGTCGCGGCTTTGCGTCCGGATGGCCTTTTGGCATATTTCGAGGTTTCCGCCCATGTGGTCGAAGATTCCGGCGGGCATCCGCATTGTTACATGGCCTCGTTTGTCGATGTAACTGAACAAAAGAAGGCCGAACAGGAAGTGCAGGAGTCGGAGGAAAAGTACCGTCTGTTGTTTTCCTCCTGTTCGGATGCCATTGTTATTTTTGATGCCGGATCTTTACGCATTGTCGATGTCAATGGCGCAGCGCTCGATCTGTACGGCTATACGCGTGACGAGTTTCTCGCTTTGGACGTGTTGGATTTGAGCGAAGAACCGGAGCAAAGCCGGTTGCGCATGCAACAGATTATCAGCGGCACGCTGCGTCATTTCCCCTTGGTCAGTCATCGTCGAAAAGACGGCACCCGCGTCGATGTCGAGGTGTCGGTCGGATCTTTCAGTTGGCAGAAACGGCAGGTGTTTGCAGGTTTTTTCCGGGATGTCAGCGAACGCCAGCGAATCGAAGAGCTTAAGGATGACATGTTGTCGTCCGTCAGCCATGAAATGCGTACGCCCCTGACGGCCATCATGGGGTTTACCGACTATCTTTTGAAATCGAATGACAGGCCGGAACGGCAGAAGGATTATCTGAGTATCATCCAGCAGCAAAGCGAACGGCTGAAAGAACTGGTGGAAAATCATCTCAACCTGCAAAGGCTGCGTGCCGGGCACGGGGTCGGCGCCATTCACCCTGTCGAAGTGTTGCCCCTGTTGCACGGTGTTTCCAATATGTTTTCTTCGGCTCGCGGTCGAGACCGCATCCGGATTCAGTGCCCGGAGGATTTGCCGCCGGTGCGTGGTGATGAAAACCAGCTTTATCGGGCACTGTATAACTTGTTGTCCAATGCCATTAAATATTCGTCGGAGGATCAGGAGATTCTTCTGGGGGCCCGACGAGCCGACGATGCTGCGGTGCTTTTCGTCAAGGACCAGGGCGTGGGGATCCCGAATGAACACCAGGCTACCATATTCGACCGATTCTTCCGGGTACCCGCCGGGGATCACGGTATGCGCGGTAGCGGATTGGGGCTCTCGCTTGTGCAGGAAATTATCAAAGCGCACAATGGCCGCATATGGTTGGACAGCGTTCCCGGGCAGGGCAGCTGCTTCTATCTTAAGTTACCGTTGTTCGGTTGA
- a CDS encoding L,D-transpeptidase family protein, with amino-acid sequence MKNFIIYLCALAWISFGNAWAWYPQRLEQSLLPQTDYPALMGEHRAYKIGVGETLIEIARQAGLGYLALCRANPDTDPWLPPAGDKIILPYAFLLPTDIKPGITINLAEFRLYYVWQEQNRLRVRVYPVGIGSSGWDTPQGEFEITEKIVHPVWYAPASIRKENPRLAARIPAGPDNPLGEYWLGLSARGYGIHGTSKPYGVGRRISHGCLRLYPADIRDLFARVKPGTTVRIIRQPVKTGLKDGKLLLEVHRPDDADTDSLLLAFKQQVTQLPWQGVINMQTVEKEIAHGRGIATIVSDD; translated from the coding sequence ATGAAAAATTTTATCATTTACCTATGCGCCCTGGCCTGGATATCTTTCGGCAACGCCTGGGCCTGGTATCCCCAGCGCCTTGAGCAAAGCCTGCTGCCTCAAACGGACTATCCAGCCCTCATGGGCGAGCACCGTGCTTACAAGATAGGCGTGGGAGAAACCCTGATCGAGATTGCGCGCCAGGCAGGTCTGGGATACCTCGCACTTTGCCGTGCGAATCCCGACACCGACCCCTGGCTCCCCCCTGCCGGCGACAAGATAATCCTGCCTTATGCCTTTTTACTGCCCACCGATATAAAACCCGGCATCACTATTAATCTGGCGGAATTCAGGCTCTATTATGTCTGGCAGGAACAAAACAGGTTGAGGGTACGCGTCTACCCCGTCGGCATCGGAAGTTCCGGGTGGGATACCCCCCAGGGGGAGTTCGAAATCACCGAAAAAATCGTGCATCCCGTATGGTACGCCCCGGCCTCCATTCGAAAGGAAAACCCCCGACTTGCGGCCCGGATTCCTGCGGGCCCCGACAACCCCCTGGGAGAGTACTGGCTGGGGCTTTCCGCGCGGGGGTACGGCATTCATGGTACCAGCAAGCCCTATGGTGTCGGTCGCCGTATCAGCCATGGCTGTCTGCGTCTTTACCCGGCGGATATCAGAGACCTTTTCGCCCGCGTAAAACCCGGAACAACGGTTCGCATCATCCGACAACCGGTCAAAACCGGCTTAAAAGACGGCAAACTGCTGTTGGAAGTCCATCGCCCGGACGACGCGGATACCGACTCTTTACTGCTGGCATTCAAGCAACAGGTTACCCAACTCCCCTGGCAAGGGGTCATAAATATGCAAACAGTCGAAAAAGAAATAGCCCATGGCCGGGGCATCGCCACCATTGTATCGGACGACTGA